A single genomic interval of Aureliella helgolandensis harbors:
- a CDS encoding glutathione synthetase, producing the protein MKIAFVVNDVKTEQACFTTTRLAMAAVNLGHESFLLGVGDFIYAPDGSIQAHVRSANGGSYESLEDYLSAVQSKETESQRINLDELDVLMLRNDPSDDATDRPWAQTSGILFGQLAATRGVIVLNDPFSLANALNKTYFQHFPEQVRPKTCISRDVSDIKDFIAEQRDKVVIKPLQGSGGQSVFLIGEDEKANLNQMIEAVIRDGYCIAQEYLPAAVDGDVRMFVMNGRPLMKDGKYAAFRRRNDTGDARSNMHSGGKSVEAEVTHKMLELVEMVRPKLVHDGMFLVGLDIVEDKLMEINVFSPGGLGSCQSHTDVDFATEVIRDLERKAKYRSYYGSTMQNRDIASL; encoded by the coding sequence ATGAAAATCGCTTTTGTGGTTAATGACGTTAAGACGGAGCAAGCCTGCTTCACCACTACCCGGCTTGCCATGGCGGCGGTGAACTTGGGGCACGAAAGTTTTTTGCTGGGAGTAGGGGATTTTATCTACGCGCCTGACGGTTCGATTCAAGCACATGTGCGCAGCGCGAATGGCGGAAGCTATGAATCGCTTGAGGATTACTTGTCGGCGGTTCAAAGCAAAGAGACGGAGAGCCAACGCATCAATTTGGATGAACTGGATGTGCTGATGCTGCGGAACGATCCCTCGGATGACGCCACCGATCGGCCCTGGGCACAGACCAGTGGGATACTGTTCGGTCAACTGGCTGCGACCCGCGGCGTCATCGTACTTAACGATCCATTCAGTCTGGCCAATGCTCTCAACAAAACCTATTTTCAGCATTTCCCCGAACAGGTGCGTCCCAAAACCTGTATTAGCCGGGACGTGAGTGATATTAAAGATTTCATTGCCGAGCAGCGGGATAAGGTCGTCATCAAACCGCTGCAGGGCTCCGGTGGCCAAAGCGTTTTCCTGATCGGCGAAGATGAAAAAGCGAACCTGAACCAGATGATCGAGGCCGTGATCCGCGACGGCTATTGCATTGCTCAAGAGTACTTGCCAGCGGCCGTCGATGGAGATGTGCGAATGTTCGTCATGAACGGTCGACCGCTGATGAAGGATGGGAAATACGCAGCATTTCGTCGCAGGAACGATACGGGAGATGCTCGTAGCAATATGCATTCTGGTGGAAAAAGCGTAGAAGCAGAAGTGACCCACAAAATGCTTGAGCTTGTAGAGATGGTTCGCCCGAAACTCGTCCACGATGGAATGTTCCTGGTGGGACTCGACATCGTGGAGGACAAACTCATGGAGATTAACGTCTTCAGTCCCGGTGGGCTGGGGAGTTGCCAATCTCATACGGACGTGGACTTTGCCACCGAAGTCATTCGCGATTTAGAGCGCAAAGCCAAGTACCGGTCCTACTATGGATCGACCATGCAAAATCGTGATATCGCTTCCTTGTAA
- a CDS encoding flavohemoglobin expression-modulating QEGLA motif protein, translating into MHLPDVVIHPTWCDASIGGDVKTQSEHSESDRSLTEQYRALAEIVCARLAKNERVRRSLPGGGRLRFDRQLPFLCLYRGPDHSLPDSTSKLITTEAAYLFASGAAEHHAGISHLVGAIGAAMQEHFGMFLLLEITSMDCCENHYERRPSFVIDSPDATAIPSTLQALNEALQSITIAGKQAVVTIANQRTPLRSALPDLEISRTPHVEHGCFSLRLAVHPIFRDSTTGVVFPIVLQALRWKLATAIRKAVGEFIGSESKEERLHFDAWGPSALVKAARLIDQQLCEVSESFDFLLQVTPTNIKEAWEGFKDSGYRELPPLQYRYLPYHPSQLKRQLFAIEIERIEDPTLAHLFWEKQAELDRQLTALRDLHLPESSLTDNPNPSLFLLSSLQLYGRPDESLVDLATEILQKLSGGSQEHSRRSKRLDCVKATELVAHAHEEIDHYHSRMSEFNATVELADSIAAGIMVSQHRLLIDRSLSLPRRRVEPLLHHEIGTHLLTYFNGRCQPFRQLYAGLAGYEELQEGLAVLSEFLVGGLTRHRLRTLAARVLAVHWMASGRSFAWLFAQLNQTHGFSQRQAFSTALRVFRGGGYAKDLIYLRGLRDLLTYLASGHDVEPLYVGKIGLRHVPFIQELRRRGIVTPPRILPRFLEDELVRKRLEECRGKSILDLIEDHLQPEKTGTLK; encoded by the coding sequence ATGCATTTACCAGACGTTGTCATCCACCCTACCTGGTGTGATGCAAGCATTGGAGGAGATGTGAAAACCCAGTCCGAGCATTCCGAATCTGATAGGTCGCTTACTGAGCAATACCGGGCCCTTGCCGAAATTGTCTGCGCCCGACTCGCAAAGAACGAGCGTGTGCGGCGGAGCTTGCCGGGTGGTGGACGGTTGCGGTTCGATCGCCAATTGCCATTCTTGTGCCTCTATCGAGGTCCCGACCACAGCCTGCCTGATAGTACTTCGAAGCTCATCACCACTGAGGCGGCGTATCTATTTGCATCTGGAGCCGCAGAGCACCATGCTGGAATCTCCCATCTCGTCGGAGCTATTGGGGCGGCGATGCAAGAGCATTTTGGTATGTTCTTGCTCCTCGAAATCACTTCGATGGATTGCTGCGAAAACCACTATGAAAGGCGCCCTAGCTTTGTTATCGATTCTCCGGATGCTACAGCTATCCCGTCCACACTCCAGGCACTCAATGAGGCTTTGCAATCGATTACCATCGCGGGCAAACAAGCTGTCGTCACGATTGCGAATCAACGCACTCCACTCCGGAGTGCGCTACCCGATCTGGAAATTTCCCGCACACCGCATGTTGAGCACGGGTGTTTCTCTCTGCGTCTCGCAGTGCACCCTATATTCCGGGATTCGACAACCGGGGTGGTTTTTCCCATCGTCTTACAGGCACTGCGTTGGAAACTGGCGACGGCCATCCGCAAGGCGGTCGGCGAATTTATAGGCAGCGAAAGTAAGGAGGAGCGGCTACACTTTGATGCTTGGGGACCCTCTGCGCTCGTCAAAGCGGCTCGGTTGATTGATCAACAATTGTGCGAAGTTTCCGAGTCGTTCGACTTTCTATTGCAAGTCACACCCACCAACATCAAGGAGGCCTGGGAGGGCTTCAAGGACAGTGGCTACCGGGAATTGCCACCGCTGCAGTACCGCTACCTTCCCTATCATCCCAGTCAACTCAAACGCCAGCTGTTTGCCATCGAAATCGAGCGTATTGAGGATCCCACACTGGCCCATCTATTCTGGGAAAAACAAGCTGAGCTGGACCGTCAACTGACCGCACTACGGGATTTGCATCTTCCTGAATCGAGTTTAACCGACAACCCGAACCCGTCGCTTTTCCTATTGAGCAGTCTGCAGCTGTATGGCAGGCCCGACGAGTCCCTCGTCGATTTGGCAACTGAGATTTTACAGAAGCTTTCCGGAGGTTCGCAGGAACACTCGCGGCGATCGAAACGCCTTGATTGCGTAAAAGCAACCGAATTGGTAGCTCATGCGCATGAAGAGATCGATCATTATCATTCGCGGATGAGCGAATTCAATGCGACTGTGGAACTGGCTGATTCGATCGCTGCCGGCATCATGGTCTCCCAACATCGTTTGTTGATCGATCGCAGCCTCTCCCTTCCGCGCCGAAGAGTGGAACCCTTGCTACACCACGAAATTGGTACGCATCTATTGACCTACTTCAACGGACGTTGCCAACCGTTTCGACAGTTGTACGCGGGCTTGGCAGGCTACGAAGAATTGCAGGAGGGACTGGCTGTACTGTCGGAGTTTTTGGTGGGCGGATTGACTCGTCACCGACTTCGTACCTTGGCAGCTCGCGTGCTGGCCGTTCATTGGATGGCAAGTGGACGATCTTTTGCATGGCTGTTCGCTCAGCTGAATCAAACGCACGGCTTCAGTCAGCGTCAAGCTTTCAGCACGGCGCTGCGAGTGTTTCGCGGTGGTGGGTATGCAAAAGACTTGATTTACCTACGTGGTTTGCGAGATTTGCTGACCTACCTGGCTTCTGGACACGACGTTGAACCATTGTATGTCGGCAAGATTGGATTGCGGCATGTCCCCTTCATTCAAGAACTTCGCCGGCGAGGCATCGTCACGCCTCCTCGGATACTGCCGCGTTTCTTGGAGGACGAATTGGTGCGCAAGCGGCTCGAAGAGTGCCGTGGAAAGTCAATCCTTGATCTCATCGAAGATCATTTACAGCCCGAGAAGACTGGAACCTTGAAATGA
- a CDS encoding N-formylglutamate amidohydrolase codes for MVLKPHCIFQRGTGPIIAAAIHNGHQTRKSVEKHLAISEEEQFREEDPLTGEWTQIAKTQIVGLRSRFEVDLNRPREKAVYETPADAWGMEVWDQPPDQSMIDASLREYDQFYADVERLLDEMLLQYRRLVIYDLHTYNQRRAGPEGPAADPAANPEVNIGTGTMDREFWSPVVDRLIGELREYDFHGRRLDVRENVKFQGGYFGKWVHQCYPQRVCAVAIEFKKFFMDEWAGQPDAQEVECIYQTLSSTLPGVMQALEEM; via the coding sequence ATGGTACTCAAGCCTCACTGCATTTTTCAACGCGGAACGGGACCGATCATCGCGGCAGCGATTCACAACGGTCATCAGACACGCAAGAGCGTGGAGAAGCATCTTGCGATCAGCGAGGAAGAGCAGTTTCGCGAAGAGGATCCGCTCACCGGCGAGTGGACTCAGATTGCCAAGACGCAGATTGTCGGATTGCGGTCTCGCTTCGAAGTCGATCTCAATCGCCCGAGAGAGAAAGCCGTTTATGAAACACCCGCAGACGCTTGGGGAATGGAGGTCTGGGATCAGCCTCCCGACCAATCGATGATTGATGCGTCACTGCGAGAGTACGATCAATTCTACGCAGATGTGGAGCGGCTGCTGGACGAGATGTTGCTTCAGTATCGTCGACTCGTGATCTACGATCTGCACACCTACAACCAGCGTCGCGCTGGACCTGAGGGACCGGCGGCGGATCCAGCCGCAAATCCGGAAGTGAATATAGGGACTGGCACGATGGACCGAGAGTTTTGGTCTCCAGTCGTAGACCGCCTTATCGGCGAACTCCGCGAGTACGATTTCCATGGCCGGCGGTTAGACGTGCGAGAGAACGTCAAGTTTCAAGGTGGATATTTCGGGAAATGGGTACACCAGTGCTATCCCCAGAGAGTTTGCGCAGTCGCTATTGAGTTTAAGAAGTTCTTCATGGACGAATGGGCAGGACAGCCCGATGCGCAGGAAGTGGAATGCATTTACCAGACGTTGTCATCCACCCTACCTGGTGTGATGCAAGCATTGGAGGAGATGTGA